Proteins from a genomic interval of Thermoanaerobacterium sp. PSU-2:
- a CDS encoding DUF4321 domain-containing protein, whose translation MKRSKGIGTLCFLLLVGLLFGGFVGDFLAKYVHAFSYQQMIGMNSPINIDLNFIKVSFLLAFRFNLGTVIGLIIAIFSYYKIR comes from the coding sequence ATGAAGAGAAGCAAGGGAATTGGTACGTTGTGCTTTTTGCTTTTAGTAGGTCTTCTTTTTGGTGGATTTGTTGGAGACTTTCTTGCTAAGTACGTTCATGCTTTTTCGTACCAACAGATGATAGGAATGAACAGTCCAATAAATATCGACCTAAATTTTATAAAAGTATCGTTCCTGTTGGCTTTTAGGTTCAACTTGGGAACTGTAATAGGACTTATAATTGCTATATTTTCGTATTACAAGATAAGATAA
- a CDS encoding ATP-binding protein — translation MKELSLYILDIAQNSIKAGAKNISIKLEIDHKKDFMRLSIEDDGCGMDEELLEKAFDPFTTTRKERKVGLGLPFFKELALQCGGDAKIKSQKGVGTYVEGTFKLSSIDLIPIGDIPSTLISLIVSDSDVDVLFEIISDGRKFSFNTLDIKKLLNGVKITEPSVLQWLIEYLEENINCVMEV, via the coding sequence ATGAAAGAGTTGTCGCTTTACATTTTAGATATTGCTCAAAATAGCATAAAAGCCGGTGCAAAAAATATATCGATCAAGTTAGAAATTGATCATAAAAAGGATTTTATGCGTTTAAGTATTGAAGACGACGGATGTGGAATGGACGAAGAACTTTTAGAGAAAGCTTTTGATCCATTTACAACAACGAGGAAAGAGCGAAAAGTCGGATTAGGTTTGCCATTTTTTAAAGAATTAGCCCTTCAATGCGGCGGAGATGCAAAAATAAAGTCTCAAAAGGGCGTTGGCACTTATGTGGAAGGGACTTTTAAACTTTCAAGTATCGATTTGATTCCAATTGGCGATATACCTTCTACTTTAATTTCGCTTATAGTCTCTGATAGTGATGTTGACGTTTTGTTTGAAATTATATCAGATGGTAGAAAATTTTCATTTAATACTTTGGATATTAAAAAATTGCTAAACGGCGTAAAGATTACAGAGCCTTCTGTATTGCAGTGGTTAATTGAGTATCTTGAAGAAAACATAAATTGTGTCATGGAGGTGTAA
- the nuoF gene encoding NADH-quinone oxidoreductase subunit NuoF, producing MLYRSHVMVCGGTGCTSSNSDRIAKCFEEEIANKGLDKEVQVVRTGCFGLCELGPVVVVYPEGVFYSRVKEEYVPEIVEEHLLKGRVVKKYLYGESVTEEGIKPLEETAFFKKQQRVALRNCGLINPEDIKEAIAFDVYKALAKVLTEMTPEQVIAEIKKSGLRGRGGGGFPTGIKWEFAYNQKETPKYVVCNADEGDPGAFMDRSVLEGDPHSVLEAMAIAGYAIGANHGYIYVRAEYPLAVKRLQIAIDQAREYGLLGKNIFNTGFDFDIEIRLGAGAFVCGEETALLNSVMGKRGEPRPRPPFPAVKGVWEKPTIINNVETYANIPAIILNGAEWFASIGTEKSKGTKVFALGGKINNTGLVEIPMGTTLREIIFEIGGGIPNGKKFKAAQTGGPSGGCIPAEHLDTPIDYDSLLNIGSMMGSGGLIVMDEDNCMVDIAKFFLEFTVDESCGKCSPCRIGTRRMLELLNKITSGKGEEGDIEKLETLANSIKASSLCGLGQTAPNPVLSTIRYFRDEYEAHIKEKRCPAGVCQALLKFRIDPDKCKGCGICAKNCPTNAISGKIKQPHVIDQDKCIKCGTCMDKCPFDAIYKK from the coding sequence ATGTTATATAGATCACATGTTATGGTGTGCGGTGGTACTGGATGTACATCGTCAAATTCAGATAGAATAGCAAAATGCTTTGAAGAAGAGATTGCAAATAAAGGTTTAGACAAAGAGGTTCAGGTTGTAAGAACTGGATGCTTTGGACTGTGCGAATTGGGCCCGGTTGTTGTCGTGTATCCAGAAGGCGTGTTTTACAGCCGCGTCAAAGAAGAATATGTTCCAGAAATCGTGGAAGAACACCTTTTAAAAGGAAGAGTTGTTAAAAAGTATCTTTACGGAGAAAGCGTCACAGAGGAAGGAATTAAGCCTTTAGAGGAAACAGCATTTTTCAAGAAACAGCAGAGAGTTGCTTTAAGAAACTGTGGACTTATAAACCCAGAGGATATAAAAGAGGCAATTGCATTTGATGTCTATAAAGCATTGGCAAAAGTGTTGACTGAGATGACTCCAGAGCAAGTTATAGCGGAAATCAAAAAGTCAGGATTAAGAGGTAGAGGTGGCGGTGGCTTCCCTACAGGTATAAAGTGGGAATTTGCTTACAACCAAAAAGAGACGCCTAAGTACGTCGTTTGCAATGCTGACGAAGGTGATCCTGGTGCCTTCATGGATAGAAGCGTATTAGAGGGAGATCCTCACAGCGTTTTGGAAGCTATGGCTATAGCAGGATATGCAATTGGTGCTAACCATGGTTATATTTATGTAAGGGCTGAATATCCTCTTGCAGTAAAGAGGCTTCAAATTGCTATAGATCAAGCAAGAGAGTACGGACTTTTAGGTAAAAATATTTTCAATACTGGGTTTGACTTTGATATAGAGATAAGGCTTGGAGCAGGTGCTTTTGTCTGCGGTGAAGAGACTGCACTTTTAAATTCTGTCATGGGAAAACGCGGTGAGCCAAGGCCAAGGCCTCCATTTCCTGCTGTAAAAGGCGTGTGGGAAAAACCGACTATTATAAATAACGTTGAAACTTATGCAAATATTCCTGCGATAATATTGAATGGTGCTGAATGGTTTGCAAGTATAGGCACTGAAAAGTCTAAAGGCACAAAGGTATTTGCTCTTGGTGGAAAGATCAACAATACTGGTCTGGTAGAAATACCGATGGGTACAACGCTAAGAGAGATCATATTTGAAATAGGTGGCGGTATACCAAATGGCAAGAAATTTAAGGCAGCCCAGACGGGTGGACCATCTGGTGGATGTATTCCTGCAGAGCATTTAGATACACCTATTGACTATGATTCACTTCTTAATATCGGTTCCATGATGGGTTCAGGTGGACTTATCGTAATGGACGAAGACAACTGTATGGTTGATATCGCAAAATTCTTCTTGGAATTTACTGTTGATGAGTCATGTGGCAAATGCTCACCATGCCGCATAGGTACGAGAAGAATGTTGGAACTGCTTAATAAGATAACATCAGGAAAAGGCGAAGAAGGAGATATTGAGAAACTTGAAACTCTTGCTAATTCCATTAAGGCGTCTTCTTTGTGTGGATTAGGCCAAACAGCTCCTAACCCTGTTCTTTCTACTATAAGATATTTTAGAGATGAATATGAGGCACATATAAAGGAGAAAAGATGTCCTGCAGGTGTTTGCCAGGCACTTCTGAAATTTAGAATTGATCCAGATAAATGTAAAGGATGCGGCATATGCGCTAAGAATTGTCCTACAAACGCTATATCTGGAAAAATAAAGCAGCCTCATGTAATAGATCAAGATAAATGCATAAAATGTGGAACATGTATGGATAAATGTCCGTTTGATGCTATATACAAGAAATAG
- a CDS encoding Maf family protein has product MEIVLASGSPRRKEILSNIGVDFSVMISDVEEVTDEKEPEKIVMDLSRKKASFVAEKLSGDFLIIGADTVVFADGIVLGKPKDKSDAFNMLKVLSGRWHQVYTGVTVISLKQNKIVTEYEKTDVYIKSLSDEMIFSYIEKGEYIDKAGSYAIQGYGSLIVDKINGDYYNVVGLPISKLHDILSREFNVHLL; this is encoded by the coding sequence ATGGAAATTGTACTTGCATCTGGTTCACCCAGGAGAAAAGAAATACTATCAAATATTGGTGTGGATTTTTCTGTAATGATAAGTGACGTAGAAGAAGTGACAGATGAAAAAGAACCAGAGAAGATTGTCATGGATTTATCCAGAAAAAAAGCATCATTCGTCGCAGAAAAATTAAGTGGTGATTTTTTAATTATAGGAGCTGATACAGTAGTTTTTGCTGATGGAATTGTCCTTGGTAAACCTAAAGATAAAAGTGATGCATTTAATATGCTAAAGGTGTTGTCAGGGCGATGGCATCAAGTCTATACTGGTGTTACAGTCATATCATTGAAACAGAATAAAATAGTTACAGAATATGAAAAGACAGATGTTTACATCAAAAGTTTAAGCGATGAAATGATCTTTAGTTATATAGAAAAAGGTGAGTACATTGATAAAGCAGGTTCATATGCCATACAAGGTTATGGCTCGCTTATTGTTGATAAGATAAATGGCGACTACTACAATGTAGTAGGGCTTCCTATATCGAAGTTACATGATATTTTATCGAGAGAATTTAACGTGCATTTGCTTTAG
- the radC gene encoding DNA repair protein RadC yields the protein MGEESRVTIKDLPEDDRPRERLIKYGPSVLSNAELMAIIIGTGNKDESAIMLSQRLLSEGHGLKYLLDTGVERLSEIKGIGLAKAAKIKAAIELGRRIALAGYSDGYIIKKPDDVISLLMDEMRYLNKEHFKVVLLNVKNKVIAVDTVSIGSLNTSIVHPREVFKAAIERSASSIIMVHNHPSGDPTPSREDVEVSDRIYKGGNLIGIKVLDHIIIGDGIGISLKEKGYYDFDK from the coding sequence ATGGGAGAGGAATCTCGCGTAACGATTAAAGATTTGCCAGAAGATGATAGACCACGAGAAAGACTTATAAAGTACGGGCCATCTGTATTGTCAAACGCCGAACTAATGGCTATAATTATAGGGACGGGAAATAAAGATGAAAGTGCTATAATGCTGTCACAAAGGCTTTTAAGCGAAGGCCACGGGCTTAAATATCTGTTAGACACAGGTGTCGAAAGGCTTTCAGAGATAAAAGGCATAGGATTGGCAAAAGCCGCAAAAATTAAGGCTGCTATTGAGCTGGGGCGCAGGATAGCCCTTGCAGGTTACAGTGACGGTTATATCATAAAGAAACCTGACGACGTGATAAGTTTGCTTATGGATGAAATGAGATACTTAAATAAAGAGCACTTTAAAGTGGTTTTGCTTAATGTAAAAAATAAGGTAATTGCTGTTGACACTGTTTCAATAGGGAGTTTAAATACTTCTATAGTTCATCCGCGAGAGGTATTTAAAGCTGCTATCGAAAGGTCAGCGTCTTCTATAATAATGGTTCACAATCATCCAAGCGGTGATCCCACTCCCAGTAGAGAAGATGTAGAAGTATCAGATAGGATTTATAAAGGTGGCAATTTAATAGGAATAAAAGTATTAGATCACATTATTATTGGTGATGGAATAGGTATAAGTTTAAAAGAAAAAGGCTATTATGATTTTGATAAATAA
- a CDS encoding (2Fe-2S) ferredoxin domain-containing protein: protein MKSIEELEKIRKETLEKVNLRKDRNGIRITVGMATCGIAAGARPVMMAILDELGKRNITDVVVAETGCIGMCKYEPMVDVYVPGQEKVTYIKVDENKARQIVAEHVVNGHPIKEWTISSVE from the coding sequence ATGAAATCTATAGAGGAATTAGAAAAGATAAGAAAAGAGACATTGGAAAAGGTAAATCTTCGTAAAGATCGGAATGGCATAAGGATCACTGTCGGCATGGCTACATGCGGCATAGCCGCTGGTGCAAGGCCTGTTATGATGGCTATATTGGATGAGCTTGGCAAAAGAAATATTACGGATGTGGTTGTTGCTGAGACTGGTTGTATTGGCATGTGCAAATATGAACCTATGGTGGATGTTTATGTTCCAGGACAAGAAAAAGTTACGTATATAAAGGTTGATGAAAACAAGGCAAGGCAGATAGTTGCGGAACATGTAGTTAATGGACATCCGATTAAAGAATGGACTATTAGTAGTGTTGAATAA
- a CDS encoding NADH-dependent [FeFe] hydrogenase, group A6 has protein sequence MDKVRITIDGIPAEVPANYTVLQAAKYANIEIPTLCYLEEINEIGACRLCVVEIKGVRNLQASCVYPVSDGMEIYTNTPRVREARRSNLELILSAHDRSCLTCVRSGNCELQDLSRKFGIDEIRFMGENIKYQKDESSPSIVRDPNKCVLCRRCVATCNNVQNVFAIGMVNRGFKTIVAPSFGRGLNESPCISCGQCIEACPVGAIYEKDHTKMVYDALLDEKKYVVVQTAPAVRVALGEEFGMPYGSIVTGKMVSALKRLGFDKVFDTDFAADLTIIEEGNELLKRLNEGGKLPMITSCSPGWINYCERYYPEFIDNLSTCKSPHMMMGAIIKSYFAEKEGIDPKDIFVVSIMPCTAKKYEIDRPQMIVDGMKDVDAVLTTRELARMIKQSGIDFVNLPDSEYDNPLGESSGAGVIFGATGGVMEAALRTVADIVEGKDIENFEYEEVRGLEGIKEAKIDIGGKEIKIAVANGTGNAKKLLDKIKSGEAEYHFIEVMGCPGGCIMGGGQPIHNPNEKDLVRKSRLKAIYEADKDLPIRKSHKNPMITKLYEEFLISPLGEKSHHLLHTTYSKKDLYPMND, from the coding sequence ATGGATAAAGTTCGAATAACTATTGATGGAATTCCTGCAGAAGTACCTGCTAACTATACAGTATTGCAAGCTGCAAAATACGCAAACATCGAGATTCCGACATTATGCTACCTTGAAGAGATAAACGAAATAGGTGCTTGCAGGCTATGCGTTGTTGAGATAAAAGGCGTTAGAAATTTACAGGCATCTTGTGTCTATCCTGTAAGCGACGGAATGGAAATATACACGAATACTCCTCGTGTAAGAGAGGCAAGGAGATCTAATTTAGAGCTTATACTGTCTGCACACGACAGAAGCTGTCTTACATGTGTAAGAAGCGGAAACTGTGAGTTGCAAGATTTAAGCAGAAAGTTTGGCATAGATGAAATAAGGTTTATGGGCGAAAATATAAAATATCAAAAAGATGAGTCGTCTCCTTCCATCGTAAGAGATCCTAATAAATGCGTATTGTGCAGAAGGTGTGTTGCTACCTGCAACAATGTGCAGAATGTTTTCGCCATAGGCATGGTCAACAGAGGATTTAAGACTATCGTTGCACCGTCATTTGGCAGAGGTCTAAATGAATCACCATGTATTAGCTGTGGACAGTGTATAGAGGCATGCCCTGTTGGAGCAATATACGAAAAAGACCATACGAAGATGGTTTACGATGCGCTTTTGGATGAGAAGAAATACGTTGTGGTTCAGACAGCGCCTGCTGTGAGAGTTGCACTTGGCGAAGAGTTTGGAATGCCTTATGGTTCAATAGTCACAGGTAAAATGGTGTCAGCTTTAAAAAGGCTTGGATTTGACAAAGTATTTGACACAGACTTTGCTGCAGATTTAACTATAATAGAAGAAGGCAATGAACTTTTAAAGAGGCTTAACGAAGGCGGCAAGCTTCCTATGATAACATCCTGTAGCCCTGGATGGATAAACTATTGTGAGAGGTATTATCCTGAATTTATAGACAATCTTTCCACTTGCAAATCACCTCACATGATGATGGGTGCAATAATAAAGAGTTATTTTGCAGAAAAAGAAGGTATAGATCCAAAGGATATCTTCGTCGTATCAATTATGCCGTGCACTGCCAAGAAGTATGAGATAGACAGACCTCAAATGATAGTAGACGGCATGAAAGATGTGGATGCTGTTTTGACGACGAGAGAGCTTGCTCGCATGATAAAACAGTCAGGTATAGACTTTGTCAATTTGCCTGACAGCGAATACGACAATCCGCTTGGCGAATCATCTGGTGCTGGTGTCATATTTGGCGCTACAGGCGGTGTTATGGAAGCGGCTTTAAGAACTGTTGCAGATATAGTTGAAGGCAAGGATATTGAGAATTTTGAGTACGAAGAAGTAAGAGGATTGGAAGGAATAAAAGAAGCAAAAATTGATATAGGCGGAAAAGAAATAAAAATAGCTGTAGCAAATGGTACAGGAAATGCTAAGAAACTCTTAGATAAGATAAAGAGCGGCGAAGCAGAGTATCATTTCATAGAAGTCATGGGATGTCCTGGCGGCTGCATAATGGGCGGTGGACAGCCTATACACAATCCAAATGAAAAAGATTTGGTAAGGAAAAGTAGATTAAAAGCTATATATGAAGCAGATAAAGACTTGCCGATTAGAAAGTCTCACAAAAATCCAATGATAACAAAGTTGTACGAAGAATTCTTAATAAGCCCATTGGGGGAAAAATCGCATCATTTGCTTCATACAACCTATAGCAAGAAAGATCTTTATCCCATGAATGATTAA
- a CDS encoding rod shape-determining protein yields the protein MKGFSRDIGIDLGTATTLVYVQGKGIVLREPSVVAIKNDTHTVLAVGEEAKKMVGRTPGNIVAIRPMRDGVIADFDITKMMLDHFIGKVNPRKGLFRPRVIVGIPSGVTEVEKRAVIEASLQAGAKEAHTVEEPMAAAIGAGLPVEEPTGSMVVDIGGGTTDVAIISLGGIVTSKSLRVGGDEMDEAIINYIKREYNLMIGERTAEEVKIQIGSAFPKAKEESMDIRGRDLVSGLPKTLKITSTEILEALKDPVSSILDAIKLTLEKTPPELAADIMDRGIMLTGGGALLSGIDRLIRQETGMPIQIADQPLDCVALGTGKILEESSLFKRVLTPTSKLN from the coding sequence ATGAAAGGATTTTCTAGGGATATAGGTATTGATCTTGGAACTGCAACAACACTTGTTTATGTTCAAGGAAAGGGAATTGTATTAAGAGAGCCGTCTGTGGTAGCTATAAAAAATGACACGCATACAGTTTTGGCTGTAGGTGAAGAAGCTAAAAAAATGGTTGGAAGAACACCGGGGAATATCGTAGCCATAAGGCCCATGAGAGATGGCGTAATCGCAGATTTTGACATAACAAAGATGATGCTGGATCATTTTATTGGCAAAGTAAATCCGAGGAAGGGCTTATTTAGACCGAGAGTAATAGTTGGAATTCCATCCGGTGTTACAGAAGTTGAAAAGAGGGCCGTAATAGAAGCATCTCTGCAGGCAGGTGCAAAAGAAGCTCATACAGTGGAAGAACCGATGGCAGCAGCTATTGGTGCTGGTTTGCCTGTAGAAGAACCTACAGGAAGCATGGTTGTAGATATAGGTGGTGGTACTACTGATGTAGCTATCATATCTTTAGGTGGAATAGTCACCAGCAAGTCACTGCGGGTCGGCGGAGATGAGATGGATGAGGCAATAATAAACTACATTAAGAGAGAGTACAACTTGATGATAGGTGAGAGAACGGCAGAAGAAGTGAAGATTCAAATAGGATCAGCTTTTCCAAAGGCGAAAGAAGAATCAATGGACATAAGAGGAAGAGATTTGGTATCAGGGCTTCCAAAGACATTAAAAATTACATCGACAGAAATCTTAGAAGCATTAAAAGATCCTGTTTCCAGCATATTAGATGCTATCAAATTGACACTTGAAAAAACTCCGCCAGAGTTGGCTGCAGATATTATGGATAGAGGTATAATGCTTACAGGCGGTGGCGCTTTATTAAGCGGCATAGACAGGCTTATAAGGCAAGAGACAGGTATGCCGATTCAAATTGCCGATCAGCCATTGGATTGTGTTGCATTAGGAACAGGGAAGATTTTAGAAGAAAGTTCTCTGTTTAAAAGGGTTTTAACGCCTACCAGCAAGTTAAACTGA